The region tttgtcctcttcttgtttCCCCTTTGTTATGTTTTAGATTTGTTTTTCATTTAGAAAATTCCAAATCCTGCTAAAGTTTGTCACTAAAGCCAAATTTAATTTTGCAAATTATTTGCATAGTAACATGCCATCATAAATTCTTTTATGTAGTTGTAGTTCTCTTGAAATTTTTATTGATCTACCTGCTACATCCACTAGTTTGATATATGTGTAGTTAGTTACTGGTCGACTCTACTAATTGTAATGGCCATCCGTGCTCTAGATTACGCTCATTCTAGCATGCCTTATGTATGTCAAATAATTGTAGCTAATGGGTATGGTTCGCAGAATATCTCATTTATTTTAACATAAGTTTTTCTAATTGTTACAATTGCAGGATCACATGTTTCTTATTTATTCTTCTTTTGAAGTTTTAGGCTTGTCATCGTGACTTTTGCTAGTTTATAGTGTATGTCGATGCATATATTTACTATTAGGGGCCTCTTTTATGTCTTATTTTGATGTGTTAGTGGCTTCGTCGACATGCCAAAGGAGATGCGGAAGGAGACAGTAGTTTGAGTAGTGAAAGCGAACATGAGGTAAAAATGTTTGGTTCTGATGAAGAAGTCACGACACAGATCCCGACGCAAGCTCAATCACTTGTAGGAGGGTCAGGGGAAACTGCAGTTTTAGTTTCGGAATATAAGCCATCCCCCGATATGGACTATCTGCAGGTTTGTTAGGTCTTCATGCTGTCTTAATAACTACTCTAAATCTACCCCTCTAGCTCTAGCTGGTGACAATCCTTGTGCAATTTGTATCTCCCGTTATTCCTAATGGAAAAGCCCTCCAAACAACTGGGAATGTGTATGAGACATTATGATAGTTATTCATCATATTAATAGGACTAATCTAAGAAATTTTTGAAATTGCTGATGTCTGTCTTATTACTTGACTATGGCGAAATATTCAAGATTTTTTATTAGTCTTTGGAGGCTCTTTTGGTGGAAGGCATGTATGAATGACAAATCCCTTATTGCGAATTTTCTAATACCTTTGAATTTTCAGAGCACAACATGCATCCTTTCAGAAATCCTGTAGTTGTACTAAATTCTGTCTTAAGTTATGGCCATGTTAAATATTTGTTAAGAATTATGTTGAAACATTGTTACATGACATTTGCAGGCATTCACATGTTTTATGTATGGAACATACAGTTGTCATTTGTTTTTTTTTCCCGCAGGAGTTGCTTGCAATTCAGCAGCAAGGACCAAGATCTATTGGGTTTTTCGGGACACGAAATATGGGTTTCATGCACCAAGAACTAATTGAGATCCTTAGCTATGCAATGGTTATAACTGTATGTCTCATACATTTTATCTTTACTGCTAAATCTCGTTGCTGCTGTTTATTTCTCTGCTTTGATCTTTTAAATGAATTTGTAAGTCCTTGCTGTAGATCTTTGTCTTTGAACTTGGCTATTATAGTATATATCCTTTGATTGATCACAGAAAAGGGTACTCCTGCATGTCTTTGGATATAGTGTTTTGTTATATTTAATGTCCTTGAACATTCAAAGATGCTCTTTATCATGGTCCTACACTGGGAAGTAGTTTGCgctttttttaattttttttgactATCAACTAGCCTGGGAGTTGTGTCTATTGCCATAGTTGAGTTGATTACTTCTCGGAGATGAGTTATTATATTGATTAGGTTTTTCCTTTTTTATGTTTTCAGAAAAACCACATTTTTACTTCAGGAGCATCAGGGACTAATGCAGCTGTTATTAGAGGTGCTCTAAGAGCAGAAAAACCTGAGCTGCTGACTGTAATATTACCTCAAAGTTTGAAAATGCAACCGCCAGAAAGCCAGGAATT is a window of Apium graveolens cultivar Ventura chromosome 11, ASM990537v1, whole genome shotgun sequence DNA encoding:
- the LOC141697237 gene encoding uncharacterized protein LOC141697237; the encoded protein is MATTTTTTTRCSSSLLLLVSDCVSFAISSSSSSSSCCNFPSLSSSSSSSSPSWRTTTSSKQTTTLLPLFSSNRNWLRRHAKGDAEGDSSLSSESEHEVKMFGSDEEVTTQIPTQAQSLVGGSGETAVLVSEYKPSPDMDYLQELLAIQQQGPRSIGFFGTRNMGFMHQELIEILSYAMVITKNHIFTSGASGTNAAVIRGALRAEKPELLTVILPQSLKMQPPESQELLSKVKNVIEKPYNDHLPLIEASRLCNMDIISHVQQVICFAFHDSRLLMETCQEAKNLRKIVTLFYLD